The following is a genomic window from Prunus persica cultivar Lovell chromosome G7, Prunus_persica_NCBIv2, whole genome shotgun sequence.
AACAGAGACACGGAAttgattgattttgaattgatTGCAGAGCTTTTTCTCATACGGAACTCGAAGCTCTCAAGTCCCTGCACGCGTCCCTGGCTGCTCAATCTCAGAGCAACGGTCCACACGTCTCTCCCTCAGTTTTTAAGGTCATTTTGCTTCACTGCTGCTCTCTCAATTTCCGtgaatttcaattattatgtTGTGAAATGATATTTCCTCTCTAATTAATTAGACGTAGCCTTATGCCTTCACAGAATTATTTTGGACTTCATGGTCCTCTTGGAGATAGAATGTTCGACTTAGTTACCCAGCAACGCAAAGACCAAAAACTCACCTTCGAAGACCTCGTTATTGCCAAAGTAATttacttgaaagaaaaaacttgtGAATTTGCTGTATTTATCtggttttgtttagttttttcatCTGCCCACTTGCTCTTTTCGCTTCCTTGTGTGTGTTGCAGGGGATTTATGAGAAGGGAACAAAAGATGAGATTGAAGAATTCATATATCAGTTATTAGACGTATCCGGGAATGGCATTGTGGGGAGGTAGAATTCGACCTTTTACTTACGACAGCCTAGCGAGAATGATAGGATATAGTTTTATACTCTAAGGCAGTTGGTTTTATGTTTTGATTGCAATTTATAGAAGTATTTGATTTGATCTTATCCTGTCATATTTTACATAATCAGTTGTTGCGTGTCAAGTAGTTTAGTTGATGTTGTTGAGTTTTAGTGAGTTTTGAAGTATCATATTTGTTCCGGTTTGTTGAACAGAAATATGCAAGTAGCCATTGCAATGATCTGAAGTTCTTAGAAATAACAGATAAcatgagatatatatattgcaTGACTTGGTTTTACTTGTTACTGTGGCTGCAGAAAGGATGGAAGAATTTGGTGATTGCTAGTTATAAACGCATTAAGAAAATACCCGTCTTTCTGTTCCTTTTATGTATATGATATTAGGAATTTAAATTCAGGTCTGATCTGGAATGTGTTCTGGTTGCAATGTTTGACAACATCTTCAATATGGACAACTCCGAACATGGATCAAGTGCGCATCACGACACTGTGAATATATTTCTTAATGCTGCAAAGTTCGCTAAGCATGACGAAAGACATGCTGAAGAAAGTTTGTCTTTTGAAGATTTCAGAACTTGGTGTACTCTTCTCCCGTCTGTCAGGAAGTTCCTTGGAAGCTTATTGATACCGCCTAATCAAGGTGTTCTGCTCAAATTCTTTCATTTGTATCCTCTGGCTTgctatttgttttaattgttgGTTTTGCATTCTAAAGTGGTTTCCCAAATAGTTTGGGAGAATCTGAAGTTTGTTTTGCCCTTTcataatttttgaaattaccTTTCCTTGTAGGAAGACCAGGTTCTCAGGTTCCTCGATTATTGCATTTGGAAAACATCGATCCTAATATGATTCTATTAAAGAAGATTTATGCTTGGCATATAGGAGGAATCCTTCCGCAGCATGATCTGGAGGAATGGAAACTTTTATACCATAGTTCTGTAAATGGTCTGAGCTTTAGCACATTTTTGGGCAACGTATCGTGAGTATCTTTCTTATACTCTTtaatacttttctttcttttttgaatcaCTTAATCAAATTATATTCCTATGTCTGTTGAGTTGAATATGTCCTTGCAGTGTTGTGATTTTATCACTGTTCTGAGAGTGAAGATAGGCATTAGAGTTGTAGgtatacattttttttgggttacatTGTGGGGAAAGAAACCCGCATTGGCATGAACATGGATGGGTGCCAAGCAGTGGGGAAGGGGGAGGGCCTCAACCACTGTGGTAGCATTGGTAGTTGTAGGTATACTTTTAGAGTTTAAGGGGGAGAGGTAATTGGTGCCTTCTTGGATAATACATGAACAAAAGTCCTAAATAATATAACCTTTTCTGGTTTAGAATGTGTAGAATGTGAATTGAAGGGGACTCTAAAGCCTGTGTTCACTTCTCAAATCATGTATAAGGACCATGACAATGCTCTGTTAAATGCTTATACTTGGCCTTTTTCCCATATTAAGATAGAGTGCTAAAAGcttttcctattttaattTCAGTCTTGTGGGTTGCTGCAACTAATTTGGGCTGGAATGAGTAATTGTTCAATGAACTGCAGAAAGGATAAGGGGCCGACTGTACTCATTATCAAGGACAAAGAAGGTTATGTATATGGAGGTTATGCTTCGCAGCCATGGGAGAGGCATGGTGATTTCTATGGAGATTTGAAGTCATTTCTTTTCCAATTGTATCCCACGGCATCTATATTCAGGCCTACTGGAGCAAACACTAATCTACAGTGGGTGAGTTGCTACTTGATCTTATAAGTTATATTGCTCTGAAATAGAGAAAGCACCATATCTTTCTCTTCATTATGTTTATCCATTTGGATGAGGAATGCCTTTGGTTTCTTAGTTGCCTCTAAGTTTTAGAGTCATGAACTGAACTGCATCACATTGTCACAGAAGTTCCGCTTTGTAAATCAGTTAGTTTCTATGAACCATGAAttgctttattattttataaagaaCTTGTTATTTTGTGTACTGGCAGTGTGCTGTGAATTTCAGTTCAGCAAGCATCCCAAATGGTATCGGTTTTGGAGGAAAAGTGAATCACTTTGGCCTTTTCCTTTTGGCCACCTTAGATCAGGGGCACACTTTCTCCTGTACCACATTTGGCTCCCCTTGCCTCTCCAAGACCAACCGAATATACCCTGAAGTGATAGAATGCTGGGGAGTGGTTACTAAAGTAGCAGACGAAGAAAAACATGACGGCGGAAAAGGTACTGTATTGGAGAGATTTAAGGAGGACCGTCATATGCTCAACATGGTTGGTCTCGCAAATGCAAGTGAGTAACTTGCTGTAGTTTCCCGGAATTACATGCTTGCTACAGTTTGCACCTCTGAAACTATTTCTTCTAGTTTAAAGAGGCATCATGTTTCTGGTGTGGTTTATGCTGCCGCAAATTTCTGGACAGCATTTTCACTCTGTACTCTGTATTTACcgtttattttatatttttggatccGAACACTGTATATTTAAGTTCATCCTGTAATATTGGCGGCTCTTTTGTTCTCTGCTTTACAAAGCATGGTTTTTCCTTCTACTACTTTTATAATAAGATGTGGCTGGTGTGAGTTAACACTGTGCTTGCAATTAGGTTACAGATATGCAAGCCATGCCTCTGAAAATTTTGTGGACAGATAATTTTACCAATGGAAGTGACCACGTGAAACTGTGTAATATAGAAATATTCTTCCTGATGAAATTGAGACCGAGAATTAACAGATAATCGCGCAACAATTTCTGATGCTCGTGTAGCCTGCCTAGTTTATAAGTAAAAAGAATTTTGGCGGTTCGcaatttcttgtttctttttgggcATCAAACAAGCTCTATCTTTTAGCACAATCGTTAAATTCCACATACCGCATTGTGAGCAGCATACAAAGCTCCCATTGTGAAAAGCTGAGCTTTTTGCAACGGAAACATTACACATTATTCCAAAACAATTGCTTCACCTCTGCTTTTAGAACATGTgccaaaacaaacccaatcCCATCTCTTATGCCAAGTTAAAATGTTGACGCAGAATTCCTGTATCTAAGCTTTAGCCAATAAAACATCTCTTCATAAGGATGCTGCACCACATATTGATAAGAGATGCACTAATATCACCACCGTACACCTTAAATCAACCCCAGCTTACAAGGAAAGGTAGCCATGATTACATTACGGGGCAAGCTTGTATGCTACAATCATCCCAGATGGATcgcacaaaaaaaaatcatcccaGATGGAAGTGGCTAACTTGTATGCGAGGTAAACGGGTGCAACAAAATCACAGTCCATTCCGGGACTTGACATAATgaggtttttctttcttcggcTGGAGATTGTAACAAGCCTAACAAATGGTTCTAAAACATTCAAGATGGTATTTGATGTAAATGCATAGCTGCATTGTCTTCACTACAGTTGGGCATCATAGGGGttccaaattccaaacccAATAAGCATGAAATCAAAATGGACATCACGGAGGCTCCGAATTCCGGCATATCAGAAACAAAGCCATAAATAATCACATTCTCCAAAGAATTTGAAACCAAACTCTAATTTAATCACATTCTTAAATTAAACCTACCCATGCCCTAGAAAAAGCAATAGTACCCAAAAGAACATGAACATGAACACGAACATTGCACAAGCAAGCAGCTATCCagaagaaacccaaaagattcatttgacaaaaagaaataaaaatgcatGCTTTAGATTCTAAatccaaaattaacaaaatcccATAATAAAGGATTGAGAATCCACATTAGAGATCCATGGTAAACTTAAAAACGCATAGCAACAGAAAATTAGCAAAACTTTCCTTCCTAATCTcccaaaaacccaaatttacTCATTATAATCCCTTCTTCAGTACCTCCTGGGCCCGCCGCGCCCGAACCCGAGCTGCTGGGGCTGAAGAGAAGCCGGGTCGACCCGCTTGAGGCCGGGCATATCGCCCATGCCGAGAGCAGAGAGCATGTCGATCGTCTCCTTGTCGACCTCGATCTCGTCAGTCTTGATGGCGGACTTCTCGGGGACGTAGTCCATGCGGCGCTCGCGCTCCTCCTCCTGGAGCTTCAAGGAGATGCCGCGAACAGGGCCCTTCTGGATCCGCTTCATCAAATGGGTCGAGAACCCGGCAATCTTGTTGCGGAGCCTCTTGGAGGGGATGATGGCCACCTCCTCCAGGATCTTCTTGTTGATGTGGAAGTCCAGGGTCATGCGCGAGTAGTATCGCTCAATCACTTGGCGCGAGGATTTCTTCACAGTCTTTGTACGGACGCGGCCCATGGTGCTGGTTTTTCTCTCTGTGAATGTGTGTTTTGTGTGTGGAGGTTttgggaggagagagaagcccggtaaggagagagagaaggcaaAATGAGGGTGGAAGGTGGACGCTAGGGTTTTGGGGTATTTATCTGGGAAATCCCTAAAATGGTCTTCGCTGCTGGAAGTTTCGGCCCAATTGGAAAATATTTGGGCCTAGAGTCTGGCCCAGAtgttttttgaaaattggGCCGAGTGTTGTACTTTCAAAGCTGGAGAAACTAAATTTGTGTGCTGTGTGCTACTGGAGCCTAGCCCGTTGAAAAAGAGCTTTAATTTTCCAACCATTAGTTTCAAGTTCGAAACTCCGTCCCTTTTTTAAGACTAGGGTGTTTTGATAGGAGAGGAGCGCTCTCCTTTTGAACCCGTGGATGGATTCCCCCTCTTAATTAATGGAAAATGCTTGAGCATCTCATTTCAAGCgagaataatatatttttctttttttattttcactcatcACTTGACATAATCAAATTATGCATGCCCACAATCCCAGAAAGAAGTGCAATAATGATGCAACGCCCATCCCTACTCCATGgagttacatttttttttaaaaaaaattttgatttgtttacattttgcttattgttttatttgtcCACATGGTTTAATATAGACTTCATATGCATGCCACATACATAGACAAAAAATGCTTGACCTAAATTCTTGCCGATGAGgattaaattttcaaaatgttaTGTTTGATATCATAACATCTTAAACATTACGTACTAATTAAAGTgcaatttcactcaaaatcacAAAGAGTCCAAGGTGCAATTGACTGATCATTACAACTAATTAGGGCATGGGCCATTAGAAGACATGGGGAAGATTTTTGGAATGAAGACTTATACTCTGAAAGAGCAAGGGCAAAAAGGATCCAACATTAGCAAGACTATAGTGGCAGCACAGCAAAATGCATGTGGTGCTTACAAAACTTGGTTTGAGGAcatcaaatttctcaaaaccATACTAAAAGATTGATTAGTGGTGCTATAACCTCCATCCACAAGAAGGTTCAGTCCATTTACAAACTTAGACTCCTCACTTGCCAAGTACACCGCAGCTTCCGCCACATCCTCTGCCCTAGGCACCGCCCCTTTCAACACCGCCGCAGCACAAATCAGCTCCTCCACCGCATCTCTCTCCATCCCCATAACATTTCTTAGCAATGGAGTTGCCATGGCACATGGAGAAATGCAGTTGACTCTGATCCCATGCTGCCCCAGCTCCACACACAAGCTCTTCATAAGTCCCACCACCGCGTGCTTCGACATGGTGTAAGCGTGTGGAGACTCACCGCAGCTCGCGGATGCTACGCTTGAAGTGAACAAAATGACACCTTTCTTGGCAGGGATCATAGCCCTAGCAGCATGCTTGGCGCCCAAGAAAGCTCCGTATACATTCACATCAAACACTTGTTTGAAGTTTTCGGCACCAGCGCTTAAAATTGTTGGCTCCAAGTTGCCCGGTATGCCGGCATTGTTGTACATGATGTCAAGCTTGCCATACTTGGACAGAGCCAAATCCACTACATTTTTCACATCAGATTCAACCTTGACATCGCAGCGGGTGTAGCAAACGGATTCTTCATCCGGGTCGAGTTCTTTGCAGAGGGACAGAGAAAGTTCGTCTTGGACATCGGCTATGATGACTTTGGCACCATGCTGGACAAACAATCTTACAGTGCTCTCTCCAATGCCGCTAGCTCCTCCAGTGATTATTGCCACTTTGCCATCCAACCTGCAAAATTGATGTTCAAACAtttagaagatgatgaagaaaaaggtTAGAAATTTAGACACCAAATGAAGTGGGGTTAAAACTAGGCTTACCTTTTGGGACTCGGAGCTAAAGAGGAAGAGCTGCTCATCTTTAACTTCACTAATTGATGCAAATGCATAGAGGCCCttgatttcatatatatatacatacatatatctttatatatatagcatgAAAAAGTATTGGACAGAGTGAGAGTTGCTTGTTAAGTCACCGACAAGTTTACGCAGCCCGATTTGAAGGCATGTGACAGATCGCAGTTTTGAAGCTGTAAGTTTGGTTTCAAAGTGTTGTTTATTAGGTTGCATTCTTTTCATGGGTTGTGTACATTTGctgtaaacaagaaaaaactgaGCAACAAATAAAAGCCAACCAGAAACGTCCCAAATTACTTATGTC
Proteins encoded in this region:
- the LOC18769825 gene encoding TLD domain-containing protein 1 isoform X2, whose protein sequence is MGNSQSPSSHKDPRFASSSRAFSHTELEALKSLHASLAAQSQSNGPHVSPSVFKNYFGLHGPLGDRMFDLVTQQRKDQKLTFEDLVIAKGIYEKGTKDEIEEFIYQLLDVSGNGIVGSAHHDTVNIFLNAAKFAKHDERHAEESLSFEDFRTWCTLLPSVRKFLGSLLIPPNQGRPGSQVPRLLHLENIDPNMILLKKIYAWHIGGILPQHDLEEWKLLYHSSVNGLSFSTFLGNVSKDKGPTVLIIKDKEGYVYGGYASQPWERHGDFYGDLKSFLFQLYPTASIFRPTGANTNLQWCAVNFSSASIPNGIGFGGKVNHFGLFLLATLDQGHTFSCTTFGSPCLSKTNRIYPEVIECWGVVTKVADEEKHDGGKGTVLERFKEDRHMLNMVGLANASE
- the LOC18769825 gene encoding oxidation resistance protein 1 isoform X1; amino-acid sequence: MGNSQSPSSHKDPRFASSSRAFSHTELEALKSLHASLAAQSQSNGPHVSPSVFKNYFGLHGPLGDRMFDLVTQQRKDQKLTFEDLVIAKGIYEKGTKDEIEEFIYQLLDVSGNGIVGRSDLECVLVAMFDNIFNMDNSEHGSSAHHDTVNIFLNAAKFAKHDERHAEESLSFEDFRTWCTLLPSVRKFLGSLLIPPNQGRPGSQVPRLLHLENIDPNMILLKKIYAWHIGGILPQHDLEEWKLLYHSSVNGLSFSTFLGNVSKDKGPTVLIIKDKEGYVYGGYASQPWERHGDFYGDLKSFLFQLYPTASIFRPTGANTNLQWCAVNFSSASIPNGIGFGGKVNHFGLFLLATLDQGHTFSCTTFGSPCLSKTNRIYPEVIECWGVVTKVADEEKHDGGKGTVLERFKEDRHMLNMVGLANASE
- the LOC18769215 gene encoding 40S ribosomal protein S17-2; amino-acid sequence: MGRVRTKTVKKSSRQVIERYYSRMTLDFHINKKILEEVAIIPSKRLRNKIAGFSTHLMKRIQKGPVRGISLKLQEEERERRMDYVPEKSAIKTDEIEVDKETIDMLSALGMGDMPGLKRVDPASLQPQQLGFGRGGPRRY
- the LOC18771755 gene encoding secoisolariciresinol dehydrogenase, with the protein product MSSSSSLAPSPKRLDGKVAIITGGASGIGESTVRLFVQHGAKVIIADVQDELSLSLCKELDPDEESVCYTRCDVKVESDVKNVVDLALSKYGKLDIMYNNAGIPGNLEPTILSAGAENFKQVFDVNVYGAFLGAKHAARAMIPAKKGVILFTSSVASASCGESPHAYTMSKHAVVGLMKSLCVELGQHGIRVNCISPCAMATPLLRNVMGMERDAVEELICAAAVLKGAVPRAEDVAEAAVYLASEESKFVNGLNLLVDGGYSTTNQSFSMVLRNLMSSNQVL